From Cecembia calidifontis, one genomic window encodes:
- a CDS encoding c-type cytochrome: MPDTMHVSQFHIEYRQENPNWKSSLSLYWMRWAVFFFFTASLFGLLLRYFFVGGAGIFEYKHVLHAHSHVALLGWGFLLVGGTIVFTFVKGQERLRSYKKFLIAFVITTIGMIISFPVQGYGLFSIFFSTVHLLVSYFFAFQLFKDLSKYSNGTAIRLVRFAIIWMLVSSIGLWAIAPAGAFLGKIHPLYFLSVQWFLHFQMNGWFIYAILGILSFLLESNGRSIQMSNLKLGLLHLSLLLTFALPASWSYNFRFLLYINAIGVLIQAFAYACFLLPCIAQAFPKLKIPSGWINKVIYVGTISLLLKALIQIALIIPEAATISYTIRMYVIGFIHLLMLGAITFGMGGFVIKSKGLPENKLSKWGWIILIIAFVSTEFLLFGQGTLIWAKLGFIPHYHLLLFLTSILFPMALLMILLSLFQREALYPVRITVIKENITQILINNQAMKKTMMMSLGAIFLLLASCGSGSESNKGTYTPPSPNSKEKTADPKGIGEIRNVDLGNGIDEAMANKGKAILDMKCTACHQLNDKRVVGPGFQGITNRRRPEWIMNMITNVDVMLEEDPVAQALLEECLTRMPNQNISIGDSRDILEFLRKNDFEKTGGMDAAAK; this comes from the coding sequence ATGCCTGATACCATGCATGTCTCCCAATTCCATATCGAATACCGCCAAGAAAATCCCAACTGGAAGAGTTCATTGTCCCTCTATTGGATGCGATGGGCAGTATTCTTTTTCTTTACGGCATCCTTATTTGGACTGCTTTTAAGGTATTTTTTTGTGGGAGGAGCAGGCATCTTTGAATACAAACATGTCCTCCATGCCCATTCCCATGTTGCTTTGTTAGGATGGGGTTTTCTGCTGGTTGGAGGCACCATCGTCTTTACCTTTGTTAAAGGTCAGGAAAGGCTACGGTCTTACAAAAAATTCCTGATCGCTTTTGTTATTACAACCATTGGGATGATAATCAGTTTCCCTGTTCAGGGTTACGGACTGTTCAGCATATTCTTTTCCACCGTTCATTTGTTGGTCAGCTACTTTTTTGCTTTCCAATTATTCAAAGACCTGTCTAAATATTCAAACGGTACAGCAATACGACTGGTCCGATTTGCCATTATCTGGATGTTGGTATCAAGTATAGGATTATGGGCGATCGCACCTGCAGGAGCCTTCCTTGGAAAAATTCATCCGCTGTACTTCCTAAGTGTTCAGTGGTTCCTCCACTTCCAAATGAACGGATGGTTTATTTACGCCATTTTGGGAATTCTGTCTTTTTTACTGGAATCCAACGGCCGGTCAATCCAGATGAGCAATTTGAAACTTGGCTTATTGCATCTTTCATTACTGCTAACTTTTGCCCTACCTGCCTCTTGGAGCTACAATTTCCGTTTTTTATTGTATATCAATGCTATAGGGGTTCTTATTCAGGCATTTGCCTATGCTTGCTTCTTGCTTCCCTGCATCGCTCAGGCTTTTCCCAAATTGAAAATTCCATCCGGCTGGATCAACAAAGTGATATATGTTGGAACTATCAGCTTGCTGTTGAAAGCCTTGATCCAGATTGCCCTTATTATTCCAGAGGCAGCGACCATATCCTATACCATAAGAATGTATGTCATAGGGTTTATTCACCTCTTGATGCTGGGGGCCATCACCTTCGGAATGGGAGGTTTTGTTATCAAAAGTAAGGGATTACCGGAAAATAAACTAAGCAAATGGGGCTGGATCATTTTGATCATCGCCTTCGTTTCGACAGAATTCTTGCTATTTGGGCAGGGCACTTTAATATGGGCAAAACTGGGATTCATTCCCCATTATCACCTCTTGCTCTTCCTAACGTCCATACTGTTTCCTATGGCCCTGCTCATGATACTATTGAGCCTGTTCCAAAGAGAGGCCTTATACCCTGTGCGGATTACCGTCATCAAAGAAAATATAACCCAAATTTTAATAAACAATCAAGCTATGAAAAAAACAATGATGATGTCTTTGGGAGCAATTTTTCTCCTATTGGCAAGTTGCGGAAGCGGGAGTGAATCCAATAAAGGAACCTATACCCCCCCTTCTCCAAACTCAAAAGAAAAAACTGCAGACCCTAAAGGTATCGGAGAAATCCGAAATGTGGACCTGGGCAATGGAATAGATGAAGCTATGGCCAATAAAGGAAAAGCCATCTTGGATATGAAGTGTACTGCCTGTCATCAATTGAATGACAAAAGAGTAGTTGGGCCTGGCTTCCAGGGAATCACCAACAGAAGAAGACCGGAGTGGATCATGAATATGATCACCAATGTCGATGTCATGTTAGAGGAAGACCCTGTTGCTCAGGCGCTCTTGGAAGAATGTCTTACCAGAATGCCCAATCAAAATATTTCGATCGGAGATTCAAGGGACATCCTGGAATTTCTAAGGAAAAATGACTTTGAAAAAACCGGTGGCATGGACGCTGCTGCAAAATAA
- a CDS encoding ABC transporter ATP-binding protein, with the protein MISVQQIHKKFGKLEVLKDFNLEFEAGNSYALMGPNGSGKTTLIKIILGMVIPNAGDVLVQGEAINGSYAYRSKIGYMPQIGRYPENIKIGQVFSMMQDIRPEIKAYDLELVNDFGLNEMLDKPMHTLSGGTRQKVSAALAFMFQPDILILDEPTAGLDPIAVELLKNKIKREREKGKLIIITSHILSELEELTNHAIYIFEGDVFFNDTVDSLKEITGENRFSTAIARLMEWSLKKNTKKTEMSHA; encoded by the coding sequence ATGATTTCCGTACAGCAAATTCATAAAAAATTCGGCAAACTGGAGGTTTTGAAAGACTTCAACCTGGAGTTTGAAGCAGGAAACAGCTATGCCCTCATGGGGCCTAACGGTTCCGGAAAAACCACCTTGATCAAGATCATATTAGGAATGGTCATACCCAATGCAGGAGACGTCTTGGTACAGGGAGAAGCTATCAATGGAAGCTATGCTTACCGATCAAAAATCGGTTATATGCCACAGATAGGCAGGTATCCTGAGAACATCAAAATAGGACAGGTTTTCTCCATGATGCAGGACATACGACCTGAAATCAAAGCCTATGATTTGGAATTGGTCAATGATTTTGGATTGAACGAAATGCTGGACAAACCCATGCACACACTTAGTGGAGGGACCAGACAAAAAGTAAGTGCCGCATTGGCTTTTATGTTCCAACCGGACATCCTCATCCTGGATGAGCCTACGGCAGGCCTAGATCCAATAGCGGTAGAACTGCTGAAAAACAAAATCAAAAGGGAACGTGAAAAAGGCAAACTGATCATCATCACTTCCCATATCCTGAGCGAATTGGAAGAATTGACCAATCATGCGATTTATATCTTTGAAGGAGATGTGTTTTTCAATGATACAGTGGACAGTCTCAAAGAAATCACAGGAGAAAACCGATTCTCCACTGCCATTGCCAGGCTGATGGAATGGAGTTTAAAAAAAAACACCAAAAAAACTGAAATGAGCCATGCTTAA
- a CDS encoding nitrous oxide reductase family maturation protein NosD has product MKTTHIILVQLLIWFIPAQAAIIELKPGDSIQEAVNQAKDGDTLKLLPGIYQEHEIIIRKPLILIGVDFPTIDAMDKGNVLIIAAENVHIEGLRIINTGKSNLDDSAGIKFFDSINCSVVNNLLEQTFFGLHFSNSSNLTIKNNKLISKAEREFQTGNGIHLWKCKDSFIENNFIQGHRDGIYLEFVTNTESNHNMVLENKRYGLHFMFSHDNSYYKNTFKRNGAGVAVMYTRNVLMKENIFEENWGASAYGILLKDITDSEVVGNIFRKNTIGIYMEGSSRTLFQENEFNQNGWALKLMASCDQNTFEANNFIGNTFDISTNGSVVLNTLTKNYWDKYEGYDLNKDRIGDIPYRPINLFSVIVEKIPSAVILWRSFLVTLLDRMEKVIPSITPENMIDNSPKMNPYDFRTANS; this is encoded by the coding sequence ATGAAAACAACACACATCATCTTGGTCCAGCTTTTGATCTGGTTTATACCTGCACAAGCTGCCATTATAGAATTGAAACCCGGAGACTCTATCCAAGAAGCTGTCAATCAGGCAAAAGATGGAGATACCTTGAAACTTTTGCCGGGAATTTACCAAGAACACGAGATCATCATCAGAAAGCCCTTGATCCTTATTGGGGTGGATTTTCCGACCATAGATGCGATGGATAAAGGCAATGTGCTCATCATTGCCGCAGAGAATGTACATATTGAAGGACTTAGGATCATCAACACCGGCAAATCCAATCTGGATGATTCGGCGGGAATCAAATTTTTCGATTCCATAAACTGTTCTGTCGTCAATAACCTACTTGAACAAACCTTCTTCGGCCTTCACTTTTCCAATTCCTCCAACCTGACCATCAAAAACAATAAGCTTATATCCAAAGCGGAAAGGGAATTTCAGACAGGAAACGGTATCCATCTTTGGAAGTGCAAGGATTCTTTTATCGAAAACAATTTCATTCAGGGACATAGGGATGGCATCTATTTGGAATTTGTTACCAACACAGAAAGCAATCATAACATGGTGCTGGAAAACAAGAGGTATGGTCTGCATTTTATGTTTTCCCATGATAACAGCTATTACAAAAACACTTTTAAAAGAAATGGCGCTGGTGTCGCTGTGATGTACACCAGGAATGTCCTGATGAAGGAGAACATTTTCGAAGAAAACTGGGGCGCCAGTGCCTATGGCATCCTGCTCAAAGACATTACAGATTCCGAGGTGGTTGGAAATATTTTCAGAAAAAACACCATTGGCATCTATATGGAAGGAAGCAGCAGGACCCTGTTTCAGGAAAACGAATTCAATCAAAATGGCTGGGCTTTGAAATTAATGGCCAGCTGCGATCAGAATACCTTTGAAGCAAACAACTTCATAGGAAATACCTTCGATATCAGCACCAATGGCTCTGTGGTATTGAATACCCTGACCAAAAATTATTGGGACAAGTACGAAGGTTATGACCTTAATAAAGACAGAATAGGCGATATTCCTTACAGGCCCATCAACCTGTTCAGTGTAATTGTAGAAAAAATACCTTCTGCAGTAATCCTTTGGAGAAGTTTTCTGGTGACCCTACTGGATAGAATGGAAAAAGTAATTCCCTCTATTACTCCGGAAAACATGATTGACAATTCACCTAAAATGAATCCCTATGATTTCCGTACAGCAAATTCATAA
- a CDS encoding nitrous oxide reductase accessory protein NosL has product MKTHLLLLISLLVLAACSTEPRAINYGEDVCHHCKMKLMDPHYGAEVVTKKGKIYIFDDVNCLMSFLESEEINEESIQHLLITDYENPETLTDATLAFYLKSEQFKTPMASQIVAFSDYETLKTYKAKNGGVYMAWGELVTQFK; this is encoded by the coding sequence ATGAAAACACATTTGTTGCTACTGATTTCCCTTCTTGTCCTAGCTGCCTGCAGTACTGAACCCCGGGCTATCAATTACGGAGAAGATGTCTGTCATCATTGTAAAATGAAACTGATGGATCCGCATTACGGAGCAGAGGTAGTCACCAAAAAAGGAAAAATATACATCTTCGATGATGTCAACTGCCTCATGTCATTTTTAGAATCTGAAGAAATAAATGAAGAAAGCATACAACACCTGCTCATCACTGATTACGAAAATCCTGAGACTTTGACTGATGCCACCTTGGCATTCTATCTAAAGTCTGAGCAGTTCAAAACACCCATGGCCAGTCAGATAGTGGCATTTTCAGATTATGAAACCCTGAAAACTTACAAGGCCAAAAACGGAGGTGTTTATATGGCCTGGGGCGAATTGGTTACCCAGTTCAAATAA
- a CDS encoding ABC transporter permease subunit codes for MLKLLKYSLLDIVKSRFALLYTLFLILVAISIYQVSEDMSKVSLSLLNIMLMIVPLIAAIFATTHFFNNLEFTELMLAQPVKRRDVFLSQILAVIMVLSLAIIIGFGIPMILWGADVTVLTLLGIGIGLSIVFAGLAFMASVMTRDKAKAIGISLSFWIYFSLVYDGFVLYLIYSLSDYPLEKTTLGLVFFNPVDLGRIIMLMQLDISALMGYTGAFFQQFFGSAKGILMSSAMMLIWMLWPLGVAMRVFRKKDF; via the coding sequence ATGCTTAAGCTATTGAAATATTCCCTTTTGGACATCGTAAAGTCAAGGTTTGCCCTCCTTTACACCCTGTTCTTAATACTCGTCGCCATATCCATCTATCAGGTTTCTGAGGATATGAGCAAGGTATCCCTGAGTTTGTTGAACATCATGCTGATGATTGTGCCGTTGATTGCTGCCATTTTCGCTACCACACATTTCTTCAACAACCTGGAATTTACAGAATTGATGCTTGCACAGCCGGTCAAAAGAAGAGATGTTTTTCTCAGCCAAATTCTGGCGGTGATCATGGTACTGAGTTTGGCCATCATCATAGGCTTTGGGATTCCCATGATACTTTGGGGGGCAGATGTTACTGTTCTGACCCTTCTGGGTATAGGGATCGGGCTAAGTATTGTCTTTGCAGGATTGGCATTTATGGCTTCTGTGATGACCAGGGACAAGGCCAAGGCAATTGGCATCAGTTTGTCGTTTTGGATTTATTTCTCTTTGGTCTATGATGGTTTCGTACTGTATCTGATTTATTCCCTTTCAGATTATCCCTTGGAAAAGACCACTTTGGGTTTGGTGTTTTTCAATCCGGTGGACTTGGGCAGGATCATCATGCTGATGCAACTGGATATTTCAGCCCTGATGGGTTATACCGGGGCATTTTTCCAGCAGTTTTTTGGCTCTGCCAAAGGCATCTTGATGTCCTCCGCCATGATGCTGATCTGGATGCTCTGGCCTTTGGGGGTCGCTATGCGCGTGTTCAGGAAAAAAGATTTCTAG
- the nosZ gene encoding Sec-dependent nitrous-oxide reductase — MKTKLWLLAGAAVAMALAHGCKPKGAQSALSGDAASKVYIAPGQHDEFYNIISGGFNGQMSVVGLPSGRVFKILPVFSVHPENGWGFSEESKPMLNTSHGFVPWDDLHHIAISTTNAEHDARWAFGNANNTPRIARVDLTTFKTVEIIEIPNSGGNHSSPFITENTEYVVAGTRFSVPTGDEANRDVPIDTYKENFRGTISFISVDKDHGDMEIAFQLEAPPFNFDLARAGKKKSHGWFFFSTYNTEMAHTLLEVNASQKDKDFIMAVNWKKAEEYIKQGKGKKVKAKYAHNKWSEDTHMATSVIKDEVLSLDPRELKDIIYFIPCPKSPHGTDTDPTGEYIVGSGKLAAIIPVFSFTKMLKAIENQDFEGSVDGMPVLRYESVLHGEVEKPGLGPLHTEFDGRGNAYTSFFVSSEVVKWNIETLQVLDRVPTYYSVGHLMIPGGPTGKPHGKYLVAYNKITKDRYLPTGPELAHSAQLYDISGDKMQLLLDFPTIGEPHYAEAFPASLIKDKQVKFYPLEKNNHPRVLKGINDARVEREGNKVHVYMTTIRSNFRPDNIEGIRVGDEVYFHVTNLEQDWDVPHGFAVKGANTAELLVMPGETSTLKWVPDRVGVFPFYCTDFCSALHQEMQGYIRVSPAGSNVPLKYSTGVAE, encoded by the coding sequence ATGAAAACAAAATTATGGTTACTGGCAGGAGCCGCTGTAGCAATGGCTCTAGCCCATGGGTGTAAACCTAAAGGAGCCCAATCTGCGCTCTCAGGTGATGCAGCCAGTAAAGTTTATATCGCCCCGGGCCAACATGATGAATTTTACAACATCATTTCCGGTGGGTTCAACGGACAAATGTCTGTAGTTGGTCTGCCTTCTGGCAGGGTATTTAAAATTTTACCGGTATTTTCCGTCCATCCTGAAAATGGATGGGGATTCTCGGAAGAAAGTAAGCCTATGTTGAACACCTCCCATGGCTTCGTGCCTTGGGATGACCTGCATCATATCGCCATTTCTACGACCAATGCAGAACATGATGCGAGATGGGCTTTTGGAAATGCCAACAATACACCAAGAATAGCCAGGGTGGATTTGACCACTTTCAAAACAGTGGAGATTATCGAAATACCTAACTCAGGCGGTAACCACTCCTCCCCCTTCATTACTGAAAATACAGAGTATGTAGTAGCGGGCACCAGGTTTTCTGTCCCTACAGGAGATGAAGCCAATAGAGATGTTCCTATCGATACCTACAAGGAGAATTTTAGAGGTACCATTTCTTTTATTTCCGTTGACAAAGATCATGGAGACATGGAAATCGCTTTCCAGCTGGAAGCGCCTCCCTTCAATTTTGACCTGGCAAGAGCAGGCAAGAAAAAATCCCATGGCTGGTTCTTCTTCTCTACCTACAACACTGAGATGGCCCATACCCTACTGGAAGTCAATGCTTCACAAAAAGACAAGGACTTTATCATGGCTGTAAACTGGAAAAAGGCAGAGGAATATATCAAACAGGGAAAAGGTAAAAAAGTCAAAGCCAAATATGCCCATAACAAATGGAGTGAAGACACCCACATGGCCACTTCCGTCATCAAAGATGAAGTATTGTCGTTGGATCCAAGAGAGTTGAAAGACATCATCTATTTCATTCCCTGTCCAAAATCCCCACATGGTACCGATACAGATCCAACAGGAGAGTATATCGTAGGTTCTGGTAAACTCGCCGCCATCATTCCGGTATTCTCTTTCACCAAAATGCTGAAAGCGATCGAAAATCAGGATTTTGAAGGTTCTGTAGATGGTATGCCTGTATTGAGATACGAATCTGTATTACATGGTGAAGTGGAAAAACCAGGTTTAGGACCACTTCACACTGAGTTTGACGGCAGAGGAAATGCCTACACTTCCTTCTTCGTTTCCTCTGAAGTGGTAAAATGGAACATCGAAACCTTGCAGGTATTGGACAGGGTACCCACTTACTACTCTGTTGGTCACTTGATGATCCCTGGAGGACCTACCGGAAAACCTCATGGCAAATACCTGGTGGCATACAACAAAATCACCAAAGACAGGTACCTGCCTACCGGACCGGAATTGGCTCACTCAGCACAGCTTTATGATATCTCCGGTGATAAAATGCAACTTTTGCTGGACTTCCCTACCATAGGTGAACCGCACTATGCAGAGGCTTTCCCAGCTTCCCTGATCAAAGACAAGCAGGTGAAATTCTATCCATTGGAGAAAAACAATCACCCAAGAGTCCTAAAAGGCATCAATGATGCCAGAGTGGAAAGAGAAGGCAATAAAGTTCACGTTTACATGACTACCATCAGGTCCAACTTTAGACCGGACAATATCGAGGGTATCCGTGTAGGTGATGAGGTTTACTTCCACGTGACCAACTTGGAGCAAGACTGGGACGTGCCACACGGATTTGCGGTCAAAGGAGCCAATACGGCTGAACTATTGGTCATGCCAGGTGAAACATCCACTTTGAAGTGGGTACCTGACAGAGTAGGTGTGTTCCCATTCTATTGTACAGACTTCTGTTCCGCCCTTCACCAGGAAATGCAAGGGTATATCAGGGTCTCTCCTGCAGGAAGCAACGTACCGCTCAAATACAGTACCGGTGTAGCTGAATAG